One Candidatus Saganbacteria bacterium genomic window, AAACCCAATCTCAAAGTATTGAGCCGGTCGCAAGGGGTCTCTTACAACAATCAAACACAGCAAATGGAAGCCAATATATTTATTTTTTCGGAAACCATGCTTGGATATTCCCTCCAATTGAACAATGGATATAATATCGACAAGAACGATTATCCCAATTATTCAAGAAAACAAAATATGCTCGACGGCTCAACTACGATATATTCGCTAAAAACCGCTCCGTTAAAATTTATGTCCTGCGAATTTAACTATATCCTGGATAACTCCAAAGCTTTGACGCTTACATCAACAAGCGAGCCGGCCTCATACAGCACAAGCAATGCCGGCAACAAAGAATTTGACGCGATCATAAAAACATCGCTTTCCGAAGTATTGGCGATCGACGGAAGCTATATAAGAAAAACTTTGAGAAGCGGATCGGGAGAGGCAATTGATAATGCGATTTCAAGTCTTGCGCAAATAGGCAGCCTCAAGCTCATATATAATTTGAACAACTGGCTTACAATAAGCCCGTCATACGCGTATTCGCAGACAACAAATTATTTGGCATCGGCTAATAATGAGATATATTCGATCCAGCCCGGATGCGGAATAATAATTAGGATCATGGACAAATTGAGGATCGACGGTGACTTCCAATATTCAAAGTCATATGCGGGAGCTGCAGCCGAAAAAACAAATTTCTCGGTCCGAGGGCGATATGATATGTCCGACATTGTGCACATAACGGCTAGGCTTGATACCGAGATCGGGAGATCCCCCGACTATAAAACCTCGGAGTTCTCGGGAATTGTTGAGATAAACCTGTGATATAATCGCCTTATGAAAACACTCGGAATCGATCCGGGAACTGCAATAATGGGTTTTGGCTTGGTAACTGATTCCGAAAGATCGCTAAAAGCTTTGGAGTTTGGCTGCATCAGGACCACAAAAGAAAACCTCCCTCACGAAAGGTTGCGTATCCTTTACGAGAAATTGGGAAAACTCCTAAAAGAACTTCGTCCCGATTGCATCGCTATCGAACGGCTCTTTTTTGCAACAAACAGCAAAACAGCGATTTCTGTCGGGGAAGCTAGAGGAGTGGCCCTTTTGGCTGCAGCGAGAGCAAAAGTTGTTGTAGCAGAATACACCCCTCTTCAAGTAAAGCTTGCGATAACAGGTTATGGGAAAGCGGATAAAAACCAAGTCGGACAGATGGTTAAGAATCTTCTCAAGCTTGAAGAAGTCCCAAAACCGGATGATACAGCCGACGCTCTTGCCATTGCCATTTGCCACCTTCACTCATATCATATAATATAGAGAGAAGATAAGGCCCTAAAGGGCCCAGGAAGTGATTGAGGGCTAAAAAAATGATTTCACATATTGTGGGAATACTAGATCAAATAGACTTAAATTCGATAACTGTCGATGTAGCAGGTATTGGCTATAAAATATTCGCAACGACAGCTCTTATAAACGAAATAGGCTCTATAGGCGATAAAGTAAAAGTTTATACCGAACAAATTGTAAGGGAAGACTCGAATTCTCTCTATGGTTTCAGGTCAAAAGAAGAAAGAAATCTATTTAACGCCCTACTTTCAGTTTCAGGAATAGGGCCTAAGAGCGCAATGTCTATCATATCAGGACTTCCGCTCGAAAAGCTTATTTCAGCGATATCCCAGGGCGATGCAACGCTATTATCATCAATTCAAGGTGTCGGATCAAAAACGGCCCAGAGAATAATAATAGAACTCAAAGAAAAAATTGGAAAAACCTATGGGATAAAGCCATCTGAAATTGGCAAAGGTATTTCTGGTGACACGACAATGATATCGGATGCGATATCCGCTTTAATAACGCTTGGATATTCGCCGCGTGAAGCGCGCGACGCGATAATGAAGCTAAATATCGAGAACGCAAAGAGTGTTGAAGAAATAATTAAATTAGCTCTGAAAAATCTGATTTAACGAACAAACCTGCGAGTAAACCCTGCCTGCCGGCAGGCACGGCTCGCGGTTTGTTTATTACAAACTTAATTGCTTCAAAACCCAATCTTCCGCCTGGCGCATAACCTTTCTGATCCATAATTTTTCAGGATTCATCGGCCTTACCATTATTGTATACATTCGAGCCCAGTTCCCGCCCAAAATATCCATAAATAACTGGTCGCCGATCACAGCCGTCTCGGAATTTATAACGCCCAGCTCTTTCATTGCGGAATTATATGAAAACGGCAAAGGCTTCATGGCATATGTCATATAAGGGATCTTAAATGTGCTCGCCACATGCTCGACGCGTTTTTCTTTTGAGCTATTAGACATCAAATAGATCGAAAAGCCTTTATCTTTTATCCCCTCGATGAACGAGAAAAGGACAGGGGAGATTTCTAGTAGTTCTTTTGGTAGAAGTGTTTCATCAAGATCCAAAATTAATGCTTTGATCCCTTTTTTCCGAAGAGTTGTGAAGTCAACTTGATATATCGAATCCAAATATTCATTTGGTCGAAAAGTTTCGAGAAAATTTTTAAAGTATTCGTTCATACAAGGTTCCTTTATATACCAGCGGCTAAACGCCGCGGTTAAAGTTAATCAAAGTAACCGCGAAGTTCATTCGCAGGTTAATTTGATTTCTCAATTTTCAACTTCAATCTTTTAATTAATTTCTTGAAATCATGGATAAAATCGGGAGAAACCAAGAACTGCAAGAATGCTTCATTGCCTTTTGGCGGCTTCGGCGTCCTCTGTGAAAGCATGCCCTGGTATGCGTCAAAAAAAGGCGCGTAAAATACAAGGTTCTGCTTTTTTACTTTTATAAAGAATTCTTTACAGTCTTTCATATATTATAAACCTGCGAATAAATTCGCGGTTAAAATAAAATCTGTAGAATTAATTCTACAGATTTTTAGGCGGAACCGAGACTTTAGTCTCAGGTTCCGTATTTTTTTCGTCCTTCCTCAAAAAGGTCTCCGCCATTGGAATCATACGCGACAATTACCGGGAATTTCGAAACTTCGAGTTTTAAGATCGCTTCTGGCCCAAGTTCGGGGAATGCGACCATCTCCGCGCTTATAACCTTCTCGCCTAGAAGCGCCGCCACTCCACCGGTTGCGATAAAATAGACAGCCCTATATTTTTCTAAAACTTTTTTAACATCGGGATTTCTTGGCCCTTTCCCTATTGTCGCTTTTATTCCTTGTGCGAGAAGCTCTTCATGAAATTTGTCCATGCGCGATGCCGTGGTAGGCCCAATTGTTGAAACCAAACTATTTTTACCCGGCGTTGGCCCCGCATAAAATATTATTTGGCCTTTCATATCGAATGGAAGAGGTTTTTTCTTCTCTATTAGTCCAATAATTCTCATATGGGCTAGATCACGAGCAACATATAGGATCCCATTGATAAAAACCCGGTCTCCAACTTTCAGTTTTGATATTTCTTCGTCTTTTAATGGAGCTTTTATAGTTATTTCCTGCCTGCCGGCAGGCATGGCTTCGCTCATAATATTATTTCTTTATACCTATTCGCATGACAACCAAAATTCACGGCAACAGGAAGACTCGCGATGTGGCATGGCGCTGTAATTATATGGACAGCAAGCGCCGTAATGTTGCCGCCAACGCCCATAGGCCCAACACCCGTTTTGTTAATTTTTTCGAGCATTTCTTTTTCAAATTCGGCTATTTCGAATGCACTATTATGGCTTTTTACCGGACGGATCAAGGATTTTTTAGCAAGATAAGCTACCGTATCGAACGATCCGCCAATTCCAACACCTACAATTATTGGAGGGCAAGCTTTTGGCCCGTTTTCTTTGACTTTTTTTACAATAAAATCGACGATCTCTTCTTTTTTTGCGGTTGGCAGGAACATTTGCACAAAACTCGCATTCTCGGCTCCCCCGCCCTTTAGCAAAACCGTAATTTTTATTTTATCCCCCGGAACAATTTCTAAATGAATATTTGCAGGCGTGTTATCATTTGTATTAACTCTGTGGAATGGATCGGACACGATTGATTTTCGGAGATCTTTGTATCCGAGGCTAACACCCTCATTGATCGATTCGGTGATATCCCCGTCCAAAATGTGCACATCCTGGCCCAATTCAACAAAAACGCATGCCATACCTGTATCTTGGCATATTGGCAGCTTCTTATGTCTTGCGATCTCTGCGTTTTTTATAATTTCAGAAATTATTTGGCGGCCAAGCGGGGATGTCTCGTGCGCTAGATCGTGGTTCAACACTTCCTCGAGGTCTTGCGGCAGGTCATACGCCGCAAGCGAACACAAGTTCGCAACGGAAGCTTTTATTTTTGAAGCGGCAATTTCTCGCATTTAAGCACTGGTATAATTATACTCCAATTATCACGAATTTGGGTTGTCACTTATTACTCTAATTGGGAGGTCTCTAATTCCTCAAATTATCACTTATTTACATAAATCCGAATTAGAGTAAATTTGCGTTAATTCGGGGGATAAGGGTATGCCTCAATTCGAATAATTGGAGATAAGTAAATTAGTGATAATAAGTGACGCCACTCCCATTCGAGTTACACAGGCAGTTTGTTGCAAAGTTTTTTTACGGCCTTAGCCGATGTTTGGAGCTGTGATAACTCGTCAGCCGTTAGATCGAGTTTAACTATTTCTTCAATGCCATTTTTCCCGAGTTTGGCTGGAACTCCGAGATAGACATCGTTTATTCCGTATTCGTCGTTCAAGTATGCGCAAACGCCTAGGACTTTCTTACTGTCTTTAACGATCGCTTCGGTCATTTCAGCGGCGGAACTTCCTGGCGCATAATATGCGGAACCTGTTTTTAAGAGTTTAACTATTTCCGCCCCACCATCTCTCGTCCTTTGAACGATTGCATTGATCTGCTCCGGAGTTAAAACTTCCGTTAATGATTTCCCATCAACAGTTGAAAGTCTTGGGATCGGAACCATAAGATCTCCATGGCTGCCCATGACTTCCGCATAAACATCTTTAAGGTCGGCATGTAGAGCTTCAGCGATGAAGAGTTTCATTCGAGCCCCGTCCAATACAGGAGCCATACCAATTACCCTATTTGGCTTAAAGCCCGAAAGCTTTAGTGCGTAATAGGTCATGGCATCCAGTGGATTTGTGACTATTATTAAAATAGCATTCGGAGAATTTTCTTTTAATGGTTTGACTATTGAAGCTAAGATCTCGGCATTTTTTGCGATAAGATCGTCGCGGGACATTCCAGGTTTCCTCGCAAGTCCAGCTGTAATAACTACAACATCGGAGCCTTTGGTATCTTTATAATCGTTTGTGCCTTTGATATTAGCGGTGAACCCATCAACGGATCCTGCCTGCATCATATCAAGGGCTTTGCCTTGAGGGAGTCCTTCAACAACGTCAATTAATACAATATCTTTGAATCCCTTTTGGGCTAAGCGATATACGCACTGCCCTCCGACATTCCCTGCGCCGACTACAGTTATTTTTGGCATAGGTGTATTTTAGCATGGATTCCTCATATTCTGCAACAGACCCATGAATTCTATTATTATTTCCATCACTTGACAAATCAATTAAATTGCATCATTATTGGAGTCAATTATTCCATTTTTAGACCATATATGGAGGGATTATGAGCAATATTAAAAGGTCTTTCGTCCCGCCCAACCAAAGCTTCTTCTTGTTTGGCCCTCGCGGAACAGGAAAATCTACATTGGTAAAAGAATTCTTTCCCAATTCTTTTTATGTTGATTTCCTTCTTCCGGATTGGTTTAGGCGCCTAAGCTCCCGCCCGGAGGAGCTCCTTGACCTATTATCAGGAAGAATTGGATCGCAAACAGTTGTTTTGGATGAAGTGCAAAGGGTGCCGGAAGTTTTGAGCGTTATTCACAAGCTAATAGAAGAAAAAAAAGGCTTTCAATTTGTACTGACCGGCTCAAGCGCAAGAAAACTTAAAAAGGCCGGCATAAATCTTTTGGGCGGGCGCGCCCTGATGAAACATCTCCATCCCTTTACCGCACCGGAGCTAAAAACTCTTTTTAATATTGATAGCGCGATCCAATTTGGCCTGGTCCCTGTTGTTTTAGCTGGAGATAACAAAGAAGAATCTTTAAAAGCTTACATTGATCTATATATCCGAGAAGAAGTTAAAATGGAAGAATTGACAAGAAATGTCGGCAATTTCTCGAGATTTCTGGAAATTGCGAGCTTTTCACATGGTTCCATATTAAATCTTAGCAATATAGCAAGGGAATGCCAAATAGGGAGAAAAACAGTTGAAAGTTACATAGATATTATCGTGGATCTTTTGATCGCGTTCAAAGTCCCGATTTTTTCGACCAAGGCAAAAAGGGTGCTTTCGAATCATCCCAAACTGTATTTCTTTGACCCGGGCGTTTTTCGCATGCTTCGCCCCCATGGCCCGCTCGATAAAAACAGCGAACTTGCCGGCCCCGCGCTTGAAGGGCTAGTAGCGCAACAATTAAGGGCTTGGATGGACTATAAAAATATGGACGCAAAACTTTTTTTCTGGAGGACTTTATCCGGGAACGAGGTTGATTTTATTGTTTATGGAGAAAACACATTTCTAGCGATCGAGGTCAAAAACACCGCCATAATCCACCCGAAAGACACAAGCGCCCTCAAAGCTTTCGGGCAAGATTATCCTGAAGCAAAACGAATATTCTTATATAGAGGGAAAGAAACATTCACGAAGGACAATATTTTATTCCAACCTTGCGAGGAATTCTTAATAAATTTGACTTAACGCCTCCCCGACATTCACGGCACCAACTACAGTTATTTTTGGCATGGGTATAGTTTGGGACCGCTGAAAAACCCCTAAAAAGAACCTGCGACTGAAAGTCGCGGTTTCTTTTTTTTCTGCTCCAGTTCTTCCTCCAAATATGAGAAAATAAAGCAACACAATATGGAGGTGTTGTTTTATGATCAAAAAAGAGACGAATCCTTCGGTAACCTCCGTGGATGTCTGGCTCTCACACACGGAAAAGAATTGGGATAGACACTGGCTAAAGAAAGTATCCGAAAAAGTTAATTGGAATAAGTTCGGCTATCGATTCGAGAAATTATATGACGAAAATAATGGCCGGCCTGCCTGACATCCGATTATCATTTTCAAAGCGCTCCTGCTGGCGCAGTGGCACGACTTAAGCGATCGAGATTTGGAAGAAGCGCTAAACGATCGGATCAGTTTCCGAAAATTCGCCGGGCTCAAGTGGGAAGAGCAAGCGCCTGATGCTTCTACCTTTGCCGTCTTTCGGGAAAGGATCCGCCATAAAAGACGGCATTCACGACAAAGGTTTTAGAAATCGGCCATTGACCCAAGTCCAGATCGCCAGAAACAAAAGCATTTCCAAACGTCGGAGCATTGTCGAGGGTGTTTTTGGTTCTTGGAAACAATTGTATGGCTGGGTTAAGACTAAGTATTACGGCCTTGAGAAAAATTATCTTGCCGCAACTCTGACCGCACTGAGTTGGAATATGAAAAAATGGGCTTTTTCATCAGCGTAGAAAATCAAGGGCGTAGTATGTCCAGAATCAGAAATTCGAAGAAAATGCCCTGATAATCAGCAGGAAAACGGCTTCGTTGGCTTAATTTTTACCCTTTATCCATTAGACGAGAACTTTTTCGCTACTTTTTCATCACTCCCATTTTATGAATTCATAGGCCGAAGTTATTACTTTAGGTACTTCCATTCTTTCCTCTCAATTTTCCGGAAGTGTAAAAGACTAAAAGTATAAAGAGTAAATTATTATATGTCCTCGACAAGACGGACCGCATCGCTGCTACAACGATCCTCTGGACCGTTGAAGTCGCGGTAGTCGCTGCCCAGGTGACGGAGAACATAAGTATCGCCAGAATATTTAGTTTCTGTCCAAGTCCAGTTGTTTCCTGACAATTGGTCTCTAGCCTTTGACCATTCATTTTCAGTTTGAACTCTGAATTTTCTGCCGGTTTGGGCGCTCAACCATTTGGCAAATTCTCTAGCATCCAATAACCTTACATAAGTTAGGGCTGTTTCCGCGGCTTTAGGCTCATCAATAAGAGCTTTAAGCTTATCGGCGTTATGGCCGATGATTTCATATCCTTTCATCACTTGTTTGAACAAACCAACAGTAACTTCAGGCTTCATAATGCTAAGCTTCTGTGAAAGGGCGATCATTTCTGGAAGTGCTATTTGTCGAGTACCGCGCAAAGCTATAAGTTCAGCCAAATTCGATAAATCGTCTCCGGCTCTTATTCTCCTAGGATCGCCTGCTAATGTTGCTCTTTGCCTTAATGCTCCCCAGTTCCTGGTTTCCCCTGCTCTTAATTTAACTTCAAAACCTGCCATTTTATTTTCCTCCTATTTACCTTTACCTCGACATCAATTCTTGGTACAATTAGAACATAAGCTCATAACCTGCGGCTGAACGCCGCGGTTATTCGTGCTTTATGCCCTCCTGATGAGACCTCTGAAAAATCAACCCATTTTCCCATGGATTATCTTTTTCTTTTTGGCCCGCATATATATCGACAGCCCCCCCGAAAATTTTACTTTTTTGAAAATATTTTTTTTAATTGGCTTGATGGCTTGTAGCATGATGAAGCACCAATTTCAACAAGTTAGTTCAGGTCAAACTTTGGGCGTTTAATATTTTCTCGATTAATCGCAGAATTAATCCCTTTTGTTCGGAAAAAGCCTTCACGGCCTGCCATTTCAAATCAAGATAGCGGTGGGCCAGCCGGTTTCTCTGCACCGCAAGCTTTGCCAAATTTTTTTGGCTTTCAAGGTCAAATCCAAATAAATCAGCCGCTTTGCTTAGCACCTCGCTGTAATTTTCAGCAGAAATCCCTTTTTCGGCCAAAAGCGTTCCGCAAACTTCGATCAGGGCTGTTAAAACATTTTCAACCGTCCTATCAACCAACTTTTGGAGTTTTATGTCTTTTTGGTACTCTTCCCATGTTCTCGCGCCGTAGTCATTTTCATATTCTTTCATTTCGTTCGCAATAAAATGCAATGAATCCCCTACTCTTCCTTTTGCGTAAGAAAACTCCGCCATATTACACCCCTTTTAATATATTTTTAGCCGCTTCAAGCTGAAGCCGGCCGCCGAAAAGATTAAAATCTTCCATATTAAACAAGGCGGCATTGTAAAGGCCGGAATAAAGCTCTCTGTTTTTCATATACAGTGGGACGCCCAAAACAATGGCATTATAATAAAGGAAAGGCTTTCTGAAATCATTGTATATCGGTATAACATCAACTTGCTTATGGGTTTCAAGCTCTAAATCAGTTGCGATATCCGCCGCCATATCGGCGGTTTCCTTGTCGGACATTGCTCCGTTGGGAAAAACGACGGCGATGTCAATATCGGATTCCTTTTTAACAAAACCTCTTGCGAATGACCCAAAAAGAAAAGCCGAATTTATGCCGCATCTTTCAGAATTTTTCTTAAAGTACTTTTTTAGCTTGGAAAGGACCTCGAATTCTTTCATTGTAAAGATATTATACTTTAAAACCATCCATGTTTCACTATGAATTTATATTCCGAAATAAAAAATAGCCCTTATCTGCATAAAATTTTTCAAATATCCTTCAGATAATAATCTGGAAAGTTTCTATGTCGCTGTGTTCCTATGTCACTGAGTTTCTGTGTCTTAAGACACAGAAACAAAGAAGCATAGCGACAAAGAGACAAAGTGCAATTTTTTATTTTAAGGAGAAAACAATAATGTTAAGAGAACTTTTTAGCCCCCTGTTATAATTGGACTAACTGGAAAGAGAGTTTTAAGGGGGTTCAGGGAATGACGCACAGGAAATGGACGGCGGAGGAAAAAATGTCAGTTGTGCTGGAGATGTTTAGGCAGGCGCGACCGGTAACGCACGCGCAGGCGTACAAATGGCGGGATGAGGCGCTGGCCGCGCAAAACCGGGAGATCCAATTGACCACGGTGTTGGAGCCGCAGATCTCGCTCTTGTTGGTGCTCGGGTTGAAGAAGGAGGCCTTCTCGCTGTCATTTATGCAAATAGCGTTGGGAGTGCAAGGATAGCTGAATCTCGCATCAGAAATGCTTATACAATTGGCGATGAGCAAATTATACCTCCCGAATTGATCAATAAGATTATTTTGTAAAAGTGAAATTTCGGTTTGGATCTGACGATATATATGTAGAAAGATTGTTTATGCTGAGCCTGTCGAAGCAATTGCCTCTTATTTGGTTAAAAAGAGCCCGAGCCTGTTCGGGCTTTTTTGTTGCTTAAGTCTCCTTAGAAATTCTCTCAAATTCTTCTAGGCTTAAAGTCTCTGCTCTTCTTCTCGAATCGATGCCAATCTTTTCGAAATCAAGATTGTATTTTTTTAGCGTACTTCGTATCATCTTGCGGCGCTGGGAAAAAGCCGCACGCACAACTTCTTCTTTAATATCGTAACGCAAATGTTCCAATGGTTTGAGTATAAGAACCGCCGAATCTACATTAGGCGGCGGATAAAACGATCGTCTTGAAATATGAGATGCGATCTCAACATCCGCCCTGTTTTGGACAAAAACACTGAACGACCCGAACTTCTTTGTCCCGGAATTGGCGCATATTCTTTCCGCTACTTCTTTTTGCACCGTTAACACAATACGCGTCACGTGTCTCGCGTCTCGCATCTCGTTTAAAAGTTTTTCAATAATCGGAGAAGTTATATAATACGGAACATTCGCAACAACTTTAGTAAATGGGCGATCTATCAACCACTCCAAGAAATCGGCATGGACGAAATTGACATTTTGAAAATTCGATAAGACTTCTTTAGTTATCTGTATCATTTCGCGGTCAAGATCGAGCGTTGTTACATGCTTGGCTTTTGAAGCCAAAGCTTGTGTTAATACGCCAAGCCCGCACCCGATCTCTAACACATCATCATCAGGAGTAAGTTCTGCGGCAGCAACAATTCGATCTAACGCGGCTTGATCGACAAGAAAATTTTGTCCCAATCGTTTTTGAGCGTGTCGGTTGTATGCGGAAAGTAATTCTTTAGTAGTTCTTAATAAGTCGTTCATTTGACATTTGTCATTTGAAATTTGTCATTTATTCGCGCGGGCAAACGATGCCGCAACTTTTATGGCCTGTATCATACTGCCCGGGTTAGCATCCCCGCGCCCTACTATGTCAAAACCTGTCCCGTGATCGACTGATGTGCGAATAAAAGGAAGCCCCACCGTGACATTTACAGATTTGTTGAAAGACAAAAGTTTAAGAGGAATAAGGCCTTGATCGTGGTACATGGCAACTACGATATCGAAAGCTCCGGCGGATGCCAAATTAAATATTGCATCGGGAGAAATTGGGCCTCTGACATTGATCCCCATTTTTTTTGCTTCATCAACAGCGGGCTTTATTATTTTTATTTCTTCCGACCCAAAAATGCCGGCTTCGCCAGCGTGAGGATTAAGTCCTGCAACACCTATCTTGCCTTTTTTTCTTTTGGCTTTACTTAATGCGTCATTCGCCATAATAATTTTTTCCAATACGTTGGCTTTATTAATGCTTCGCGATACGGATTTCAAAGGCAAGTGTGTTGTAACGAGTATTACCCAAAGTTTGTCGGAGACGAACATCATCCCGTATTTTTTTGTCTTGGACTTTTTAGCGAATATCTCGGTATGGCCTTGGAATTTGTACCCGGCTTTGTGAATAGCTTCTTTATTTATTGGCCCAGTTGTAATGCCATCGATTTTTTTACTAAGCGCCAGCTTTGTCGCCTCTTCGATATATTGAAACGAAGCTTTTCCGCACATGGATGAAACTTCTCCCAATTTCAGCTTGTTCATATCGACATTATCGAGATCCAGCACATCGATCTGATTTCTTTGGAATTTGGCGTCTTCGATCTTTTTTATTGGATTTACGGTAACTCCCGGCAGATGTGCGATCTTTATCGCGTATTGGATCACTTTTCTGTCGCCTATAACAACGATCCTTGCAACATTTGTAATCTCGGGATTTGTGGCAGCCTTAACAGTTACCTCTGGCCCAATTCCAGATGGGTCTCCCATAGTGATCGCAATTATCGGTCTATTCATGCCTCACCTATTTGTAGGTTATATTCGCTTTTTTGATGCGTTCGAGAGCTTCTCTTATTCTGTCTTCTGATGCTACAAGCGCTATCCTCACGTATCCTTCGCCGATATCGCCGAATGCGACTCCGGGGGAAACAACTACTCCGGCCTTTTCTATGAGGTGCATCGTAAATTCGGTAGAATCAAATCCCTGCGGGACCGGTATCCAAACATAAAGTGAAGCTTGTGGCTTTTTGACGTTCCAGCCCAAGGAATTTATCCCGTCAACAAAAACATCCCTTCTTCTTTGATATGTGGCACGGACATTATCCATGTAACCGTTCTTATGGTTGAACGCGACGATCGCGGCTTTTTGTACGGCCGTGAACAGGCCGTAATCCAAATTTGTTTTGATCTTTCTTAAGCTTTCGATCAATGTTTTGTTCCCGACCGCAAATCCGCATCTCCATCCGGGCATCCCGAATGTTTTTGATGTTGTGTGGAATTCGATAGCGACATCTTTTGCCCCGGGGATCGAAAATATTGAAATGGGTTTGTTCCCTTCGAAATAAATTTCGGCGTAAGCGAAATCATGGGCCAAAATAATATTGTGCTTTTTGCAGAATGCGACCGCTTCCGCGAAAAACTCCTTTGTTGCGAGAACTCCTGTCGGGTTTGTAGGATAGCTCAATATAAGCATTTTTGCTTTCTTGATAACATGCGGCTCGATCAATTTGAAATCCGGAAGATATCCTCTATGCTCGGTTGTCGGAAGGATTATCGGTTCGCCGCCGGCTAATATCGGGCCTCTGAAATGGGCGGGATACGCGGGCATAGGGACCAATACCGCGTCCCCGGGATTTATATACGCGAATGAAAAATGGACAACGCCTTCTTTTGACCCAATAAGCGTTACAACTTCATCTTTGGGATCGATATCAATATGGTATTGCCGCTTGCACCAATGCGCGCAAGCTTCTTTGAATTCGGGAGCGCCTTCAAACGAAGGATACCGGTGGTTTTCCGGATTTGATACGGCTTCGCATAAAGCCGATACAACATCCGGCGGCGGCGGGATATCGGGGTTTCCCATGCCGAGGTCGATCAGGTCTGCGCCTTTTGCCTGCATTTCCGCTTTGATCTTATCGAGTTTCGCGAAAACATAGACCGGCAGCTTTAATAACCTTTCTGATTGTTCGGGGAGCACAAAATTTCCTCCGCTTTGTATGAACTT contains:
- the pdxA gene encoding 4-hydroxythreonine-4-phosphate dehydrogenase PdxA, translating into MNRPIIAITMGDPSGIGPEVTVKAATNPEITNVARIVVIGDRKVIQYAIKIAHLPGVTVNPIKKIEDAKFQRNQIDVLDLDNVDMNKLKLGEVSSMCGKASFQYIEEATKLALSKKIDGITTGPINKEAIHKAGYKFQGHTEIFAKKSKTKKYGMMFVSDKLWVILVTTHLPLKSVSRSINKANVLEKIIMANDALSKAKRKKGKIGVAGLNPHAGEAGIFGSEEIKIIKPAVDEAKKMGINVRGPISPDAIFNLASAGAFDIVVAMYHDQGLIPLKLLSFNKSVNVTVGLPFIRTSVDHGTGFDIVGRGDANPGSMIQAIKVAASFARANK
- a CDS encoding nucleotidyltransferase domain-containing protein, whose product is MKEFEVLSKLKKYFKKNSERCGINSAFLFGSFARGFVKKESDIDIAVVFPNGAMSDKETADMAADIATDLELETHKQVDVIPIYNDFRKPFLYYNAIVLGVPLYMKNRELYSGLYNAALFNMEDFNLFGGRLQLEAAKNILKGV
- the rsmA gene encoding ribosomal RNA small subunit methyltransferase A; protein product: MNDLLRTTKELLSAYNRHAQKRLGQNFLVDQAALDRIVAAAELTPDDDVLEIGCGLGVLTQALASKAKHVTTLDLDREMIQITKEVLSNFQNVNFVHADFLEWLIDRPFTKVVANVPYYITSPIIEKLLNEMRDARHVTRIVLTVQKEVAERICANSGTKKFGSFSVFVQNRADVEIASHISRRSFYPPPNVDSAVLILKPLEHLRYDIKEEVVRAAFSQRRKMIRSTLKKYNLDFEKIGIDSRRRAETLSLEEFERISKET
- a CDS encoding LL-diaminopimelate aminotransferase, producing MQSGGNFVLPEQSERLLKLPVYVFAKLDKIKAEMQAKGADLIDLGMGNPDIPPPPDVVSALCEAVSNPENHRYPSFEGAPEFKEACAHWCKRQYHIDIDPKDEVVTLIGSKEGVVHFSFAYINPGDAVLVPMPAYPAHFRGPILAGGEPIILPTTEHRGYLPDFKLIEPHVIKKAKMLILSYPTNPTGVLATKEFFAEAVAFCKKHNIILAHDFAYAEIYFEGNKPISIFSIPGAKDVAIEFHTTSKTFGMPGWRCGFAVGNKTLIESLRKIKTNLDYGLFTAVQKAAIVAFNHKNGYMDNVRATYQRRRDVFVDGINSLGWNVKKPQASLYVWIPVPQGFDSTEFTMHLIEKAGVVVSPGVAFGDIGEGYVRIALVASEDRIREALERIKKANITYK